The Lycium barbarum isolate Lr01 chromosome 9, ASM1917538v2, whole genome shotgun sequence genome has a segment encoding these proteins:
- the LOC132610072 gene encoding chemocyanin-like, with protein sequence MVFSKEAMVFLSTTVVLSFFTATLGGAAVYKVGDADGWTIGVGANVDYHTWAASKNFRVGDILVFEYNKTQNNVLRVSLPDYHSCNAGNPITSYSSGNDSITIKGPGHYYYICGFPGHCQAGQKLDVRVLKVSKPTDSPSGRPSPIPSPSSSPSPGPEAASSTTSGHVIAPSPATKSSASSLFLNNELGFCFTLFMIVIGAGYLLY encoded by the exons ATGGTTTTTTCAAAGGAAGCTATGGTTTTCCTCTCAACAACTGTTGTTCTTAGTTTCTTTACGGCCACTCTTGGTGGTGCCGCCGTGTATAAAGTTGGTGATGCTGATGGTTGGACGATAGGTGTTGGTGCTAACGTTGACTACCATACGTGGGCTGCTTCGAAAAATTTCAGGGTTGGTGACATTCTTG TTTTCGAGTACAACAAAACACAAAACAACGTACTACGAGTGAGCCTTCCGGATTACCATTCGTGCAACGCTGGAAATCCCATCACTTCTTACTCTTCCGGCAACGACTCCATCACCATCAAGGGTCCGGGCCACTACTACTATATATGCGGTTTCCCGGGCCACTGCCAGGCCGGACAGAAGCTTGATGTTAGGGTCCTTAAAGTTTCTAAGCCCACTGATTCCCCAAGTGGAAGACCAAGCCCAATCCCAAGCCCAAGCTCAAGCCCAAGTCCAGGTCCTGAAGCAGCCTCATCTACTACTAGTGGGCATGTTATTGCACCTAGCCCAGCAACCAAGAGCAGTGCCTCCTCATTGTTCTTAAATAATGAGCTTGGGTTTTGCTTCACTTTGTTCATGATTGTTATAGGTGCAGGTTATTTACTTTATTAA
- the LOC132610607 gene encoding mavicyanin-like codes for MILPKKTMLLFLMVLVLCVVSMGEVYKVGDSPGWTDIGHFDYKSWSASKNFRVGDSIVFEYNKQFHNVVRVTHKNFNACNATTTYATFNSGNDTFVIRKPGHFYFISSFPGHCQNGQKVDIRVPGPTKQSPSPSPSPSVPITPPTTRAPSPSPAAGDNKSGSSEMLFSFKLWLSMLLLVVVAMV; via the exons ATGATTCTTCCAAAGAAAACCATGTTATTGTTCTTGATGGTTCTTGTATTATGTGTTGTATCCATGGGTGAAGTGTACAAGGTTGGTGACTCACCTGGATGGACAGATATTGGACACTTTGACTACAAATCTTGGTCTGCCTCTAAAAATTTCCGTGTTGGCGATTCCATTG TGTTTGAGTACAACAAGCAATTCCACAACGTGGTGAGAGTGACACACAAGAACTTCAATGCATGCAATGCCACAACAACTTATGCCACATTCAACAGTGGCAATGACACTTTTGTGATTAGAAAACCAGGCCACTTCTACTTCATTTCCAGCTTCCCTGGCCATTGTCAAAATGGTCAAAAAGTTGATATCAGGGTCCCTGGCCCCACGAAACAATCGCCCTCTCCTTCGCCTTCTCCTTCGGTGCCAATCACTCCGCCAACAACACGGGCACCTTCACCATCTCCTGCTGCAGGTGATAACAAAAGTGGATCCTCAGAGATGTTGTTTTCTTTCAAGCTTTGGTTGTCCATGCTTCTACTAGTAGTAGTCGCTATGGTTTAG